CTACTGCTCCAGAAAGTGAAGCAGAACCAGCTAAAGTTGTTGAAGCTAAACCTAGCCTGCTTGTTCAAGCATCACAGATTAAGCGTGACCTGCCGGAGGTTAGTCCCACGGAACAGATGGTTCAACAAGAGAAAGAGATGATGGAGCATCTGTCAGATCGTAAGACATTAATGTCAGTACGTGAGCTTGCTAAAGGAATAACATACTCAGAACCATTGCCAACTGGATGGAAGCCTCCATTGCCTATAAGAAAGATGTCTAGGAAAGCATGTGAGGGCATTAGGAAGCAGTGGCATATTATTGTTGACGGGGAAGATACCCCACCACCAATCAAGAATTTTAAAGACATGAGATTTCCTGAGCCCATCTTAAAGAAGTTGGCAGAGAAAGGAATTGTGCAGCCAACGCCTATCCAAGTTCAAGGGCTCCCAGTGATTCTATCAGGAAGGGATATGATTGGGATTGCTTTTACTGGGTCTGGGAAGACATTGGTCTTCGTGTTGCCAATAATAATGATGGCTGTACAAGAAGAGCTTATGATGCCAATTGCTCCTGGGGAAGGACCATTTGGTCTGATAGTTTGTCCATCTCGAGAGCTTGCTAGGCAAACTTATGATGTTGTCGAGGAATTTCTTACTTCGATGAGAGAGTACAATTATCCAGAGATAAGGCCACTGCTTTGCATTGGTGGTATTGATATGCGCTCTCAGTTAGAAGTTGTGAAGAAAGGGGTTCACATCGTTGTAGCTACCCCCGGAAGGTTGAAGGACATGCTTGCAAagaagaaaatgaatcttgatAATTGCAGATATTTAACTTTGGATGAGGCAGATAGATTAGTGGatttgggttttgaagatgatATACGGGAAGTGTTTGATCACTTTAAAGCTCAGAGACAAACTCTTCTATTTTCTGCCACTATGCCAACAAAGATCCAAAATTTTGCGAGAAGTGCATTGGTTAAACCTGTAACAGTTAATGTTGGAAGGGCAGGAGCTGCAAATCTTGATGTCATTCAAGAGGTTGAGTATGTGAAGCAAGAAGCAAAAATTGTTTACCTTCTAGAGTGTCTTCAGAAGACTCCACCTCCTGTACTAATATTTTGTGAAAACAAAGCAGATGTTGATGACATACATGAATATCTTCTTTTGAAAGGAGTTGAGGCAGTGTCAATTCATGGTGGCAAGGATCAGGAAGAGAGAGAGTATGCCATATCATCTTTTAAGGCGTGCAAGAAAGATGTCTTGGTTGCAACAGATGTGGCCTCAAAGGGTTTGGATTTTCCCGATATTCAGCATGTAATAAATTATGATATGCCTGCTGAAATCGAAAACTATGTTCATAGGATTGGACGGACGGGCAGATGTGGGAAGACTGGAATAGCCACAACATTTATCAATAAAAATCAAAGTGAGACGACGCTTCTTGATTTGAAGCATCTGCTCCAAGAAGCAAAACAGAGGATACCACCTGTGCTGGCGGAGCTGAGCGACCCCATGGAAGAAGCAAAGGAAGCAGAGGCTGTAGCGAATGCAAGTGGAGAGAAAGGCTGTGGTTATTGTGGTGGACTTGGTCATCGTATACGCGATTGTCCCAAGTTGGAGCATCAGAAGAGCATGCAGATTGCCAGCTCTAGGAGAGATTACTTTGGTGCTGGGGGCTATCGCGCTGAAATTTAACTTGTGCAAATGGCAATGTCCGTACTTTCAAAACATTGAAAGTTTTGCTTTGCCCTGGGTTAAAATTTAATACATTATTACCACACCTATCAAGTTCTGTTTCTTTAGTCCGTATGAGCCTTATGCCAGTAATCTTAGTAGTAATTTTAGCTAGTTACAGGGTCTTCTATGCTTGAAAATTTAGATTTTTCAACTTCTGTCTATAGTTGTACTGTTTTGTAAATGGCTGCTGAAACTTCATGTGTTTTAAAGCTTTTGACTTCTGAGCATGGTTTATCCAACAATTTACCCTTAGGTAACCTCTCGTTTTGCATCAATGTGTTATCTGTGACCTTTGTTAGAGGTATCTTCTGCCTCTCATATCTAAAAAATATCTAAAGGATGCCTTTTCATAGTGAGCACTGAAGCACTTGTATAGGGATTTGATGGCATACAACCAAGAAGAACTCTTTTTCTcgctttcttcaaccttttgcAAGGAAGAAGCTGCGATGGCTGTGAAAGTACGGTGCTAAAGAGGGAAAAATTATTTAAAGAGAAAGGtcctaatttttttttttgaataaaagacAAATTCCATTACTCAACAATGTCATACAAAATAGTCTCCAACAAGGAGACGTAAAAAACGTTTTGATAATTTAGAAAATAGGGTAATCTAATTGTTAAATGAGCTGTCCCATTTGCTTGTCTTTTAACAAAAGTTTTGAATAACCTGGATTCGAATCTAAAATGAGTTTACAGGCATTCAATACATGACCAACTTCTAGAAAATTTTCCTGAGAGTCCTGCAAAGCTTGAATAGCAAGGAGAAAGTCTGATTCAATGGTCACCACCTCATGGGGTGGTTCAATGTTGACACCCACCGGAGACATTCGAGGATGGCAATGACTTCAGCTTCAATGACAGTAGCCACCATGGCTTTACAAATCGATTTACCCATCACGAAAGCACCTGCACTGTCATGTATAACTAAACCCAACGAGAACGAGACATCACCCAATCTCACAGCTGCATTTACATTCACCTTGACAACTCCACTTTCCGGTTTTTCCATTTGACTATTGTAGTAGAACTAGAGCACGACCTAGTGACCACCCTTTGAATACGCTTAGCTCTGGCCTCCTTCCAGTCAGATATAATCTTAGCAATCCAATCTATAGCAATACCTGTAGTAACAACCTTATTCTCCCAgacatttttattttgaaaaaacCAGATTCCCCAAACAACTCTAGCAAGATTCAAGGCTTCATCAGCAAAGCCTAACTCGAGCTTAGCAAGTAACCACGAAGGGGCAAAATCCACCAACGACATGTCAAAAATCATATCTGTATACTGCCAGCAAGCCAAAGCAAATTGACAATTAAAAAAGGCATGAAGAAGGTCTTCAGCACCAAAGTTACACATAGGGCAGTCCAGAGAGAGGTTTACAGCTTTTGTTGGTTTTTTATGACTTAAATGCTGCTGTGTTTTAGTTGAACACTGAAACTGCAGTGTTTCAATAGGATAGTTTTTCACTCCAGATTAGTTTATTTGCTATTTTTTAGGGAAGATATCGTTTGCTATTTTTTTGATAGATTTGCTTATCAAGTAGGTCTTGTATGCAGTATAAGTCACTGCACATAGTTCTGAATAATACAGCTTCTCCACGTTTCATATTTATCTATGTTTTtatcacaaataatattacaacAAACTGGTATCAGAGCTTTATCAGATTTAAAGGGATCTGTGAGTTCAGAAAACAAAACACAATCTAGCAATGGATTCTTTTGCTAATAACATATCACCTCCACTATTTGATGGATCTAATTATCAAATGTGGGCTGTGAGGATGGGAGCTTATCTCGAAGCCAATGATCTATGGGAAGCTGTAGAAAATGTGTATGAAATTCCCGAATTACCAGAAAATCCAACTATGGCTCAAATCAAATCTCAGAAAGAGATTAGGCTGAGAAAATCAAAGTCCCGGTCAGTTTTGTTTACTGCTGTTTCCTCTGTTATTTTTAATAGAATAATGACATTAAAGACTGCGAAAGAGATTTGGGATTTTTTGAAAAAAGAATATGAGGGCAGTGAGAAGATTAAGGGGATGCAAGCAATTAACCTGATTCGAGAATTCGATTTACAAAAAATGAAGGAGACAGAGACCATTCAAAATTATGCAGATAGGTTGATCAACATTGCAAATAAAGTGAAGCTTCTTGGAACTGAATTCCCTGATTCAAGAATCATTCAAAAAATTCTTGTTACTGTTCCAGAAAAATTTGAAGCAACAATCAGTTCTCTTGAAAACTCACAAGATTTAACAAATATCACCTTGACGGCATTGTTGAATGCTTTACAGGCACAGGAACTAAGACGACTTATGAGGCAAGAAGGCTCTGTAGAAGGAGCTTTGTTAGCCAAAACGCAGAACAATTTTGGTGGCAAAAACAAGAAGTATACAAAGAATTTCAAAACAAGAAACTCAACCAGCGGCAGCACTAACAATGGTAACAAACTCTCTCAAGATTTACCACCATGTCCTCATTGTAAGAAAACAAATCATACTCAAAAATATTGTTGGTGGAGGCCAGATATAAAATGCAATAAATGCGGACAATTAGGACATGTGGAGAAAATTTGCAGGTCTTCACAACAACAAGTGAAAGCAAAGGCCGCCATTGAACAAGTTAATGAGGAAGACCTGTTTGCAGTATCTTGTATTGCTAATTCAAGCTCAGCGGAGAGTTGGTTGATTGATAGTGGTTGCACAAATCATATGACCTATGATCAAGATTTATTCAGAGATCTTGATACAAACTACACCACTAAAGTCAGAATCGACAATGGAGTGAAAATCACAGTAGAAGGAAAAGGAACCGTAGCAATTAAAGGATGTTCAGGTTTGAGACTAATTTCAGATGTTCTTTATGTCCCAGAAATTGATCAAAATTTATTGAGTGTTGGTCAATTAGTAGAGAAAGGATATAAGGTTCTATTTGAAGACAAAGTTTGCTTGATTAAAGATTCACTTGATAAAGAATTGTTTAGGGTTCAGATGAAAGGTAAAAGCTTTGCCTTGAATTTATTTGATGAAGAACAACTTGCTGTGCACAAGGTTGAAAATGATACAATGATATGGCATAAAAGGATGGGGCATTTCCATCATAATGGTTTGCTTTATTTGAAAGAAAATAATCTGGTACGAGGACTTCCTAAATTAGAGAAGGAGTTAGCTGAATGTGCTACGTGTCAATACGGGAAACAAACTAGGTTGCCTTTTCCAAAAGGAATGTCTTGGAGAGCATCAGATAAGCTACAGCTAGTGCATACGGACTTGGGAGGACCGCTGAAAACACCATCTCTAAAAGGAAGTAAGTACTATATTgctttcattgatgattatacAAGAATGTGCTGGATTTATTTTATGAAATCTAAAACCGAAGTCACTGACATCTTTCATAAGTTCAAAACTTGGGTTGAAACCCAAAGTGGCAGAAAATTGCAGATATTACGATCGGATAATGGAACGGAATATACATCAAAAGAGTTCAGCAAAATTTGTGATGATGCAGGCATAGAGCATCAATTAACAACTCCTTACACCCcacagcaaaatggggttgtggAGCGTAAAAATAGAACAATAATGGAGATGACAAGATGCTTGCTTCACGAGAAAAATCTTCCAAAAAAACTATGGGCAGAGGCAGCTCATACTGCTGTTTTTTTGCTTAACCGTTTGCCGTGTAAAGCTCTTTCTGAACAAACTCCATTCGAGGCTTGGTATGGCTTTAAACCGAAGCTGTTGAACTTAAAAGTTTTTGGATGTTTGTGCTTCTGTTACATTCCTCATGTTATGAGAGATAAACTTGATAGAAAGGCAGAGCCGGGAATCTTTGTAGGCTACAGTTTAAAATCAAAAGCTTATCGAGTTTACTTGCCGCAAAGCAATAAAATTATTGTCAGCAGAGATGTCCAGTTCTTTGAGACTGAAAATTGGAGCAAAGAAGAGAAACCCGTTGAGTTCCAGGAGGAGAgtgatgatgatgttgatgacCATCCGGTTAGAGGAACTAGACCACTCTCAGATATTTATGAAAAATGTAATACTGCTATCATGGAACCTGCAAATTATAAAGAAGCTGCCACTGATTCAAAATGGTTAGTTGCAATGAAGGAGGAGCTGAATATGATTGAAAAGAGA
This genomic interval from Apium graveolens cultivar Ventura chromosome 8, ASM990537v1, whole genome shotgun sequence contains the following:
- the LOC141677397 gene encoding DEAD-box ATP-dependent RNA helicase 35 isoform X2, with amino-acid sequence MEIDADDDYVEYVPVKKRRELEAQKILQRKGNATAPESEAEPAKVVEAKPSLLVQASQIKRDLPEVSPTEQMVQQEKEMMEHLSDRKTLMSVRELAKGITYSEPLPTGWKPPLPIRKMSRKACEGIRKQWHIIVDGEDTPPPIKNFKDMRFPEPILKKLAEKGIVQPTPIQVQGLPVILSGRDMIGIAFTGSGKTLVFVLPIIMMAVQEELMMPIAPGEGPFGLIVCPSRELARQTYDVVEEFLTSMREYNYPEIRPLLCIGGIDMRSQLEVVKKGVHIVVATPGRLKDMLAKKKMNLDNCRYLTLDEADRLVDLGFEDDIREVFDHFKAQRQTLLFSATMPTKIQNFARSALVKPVTVNVGRAGAANLDVIQEVEYVKQEAKIVYLLECLQKTPPPVLIFCENKADVDDIHEYLLLKGVEAVSIHGGKDQEEREYAISSFKACKKDVLVATDVASKGLDFPDIQHVINYDMPAEIENYVHRIGRTGRCGKTGIATTFINKNQSETTLLDLKHLLQEAKQRIPPVLAELSDPMEEAKEAEAVANASGEKGCGYCGGLGHRIRDCPKLEHQKSMQIASSRRDYFGAGGYRAEI
- the LOC141677397 gene encoding DEAD-box ATP-dependent RNA helicase 35 isoform X1 — its product is MNLQEIDADDDYVEYVPVKKRRELEAQKILQRKGNATAPESEAEPAKVVEAKPSLLVQASQIKRDLPEVSPTEQMVQQEKEMMEHLSDRKTLMSVRELAKGITYSEPLPTGWKPPLPIRKMSRKACEGIRKQWHIIVDGEDTPPPIKNFKDMRFPEPILKKLAEKGIVQPTPIQVQGLPVILSGRDMIGIAFTGSGKTLVFVLPIIMMAVQEELMMPIAPGEGPFGLIVCPSRELARQTYDVVEEFLTSMREYNYPEIRPLLCIGGIDMRSQLEVVKKGVHIVVATPGRLKDMLAKKKMNLDNCRYLTLDEADRLVDLGFEDDIREVFDHFKAQRQTLLFSATMPTKIQNFARSALVKPVTVNVGRAGAANLDVIQEVEYVKQEAKIVYLLECLQKTPPPVLIFCENKADVDDIHEYLLLKGVEAVSIHGGKDQEEREYAISSFKACKKDVLVATDVASKGLDFPDIQHVINYDMPAEIENYVHRIGRTGRCGKTGIATTFINKNQSETTLLDLKHLLQEAKQRIPPVLAELSDPMEEAKEAEAVANASGEKGCGYCGGLGHRIRDCPKLEHQKSMQIASSRRDYFGAGGYRAEI